Proteins from a single region of Xenopus laevis strain J_2021 chromosome 9_10S, Xenopus_laevis_v10.1, whole genome shotgun sequence:
- the lypd1.S gene encoding ly6/PLAUR domain-containing protein 1, whose translation MRAEHPIRCEGKRIRRFALQIQCYQCEEFQLDDCSSPEFIVNCTVNVQDTCQKEVMENSHGILYRKSCASSGACLIASAGYQSFCTPGKGNSVCISCCNTPLCNGPRAKKKGNSAAALKRHIWALPVLLNVALGTLLL comes from the exons ATGAGAGCTGAGCACCCAATCAGATGTGAAGGAAAGAGAATTCGCA GATTTGCACTTCAGATCCAGTGCTACCAGTGTGAAGAATTCCAGTTGGATGACTGCTCTTCCCCAGAATTCATTGTCAACTGCACAGTCAATGTCCAGGACACTTGTCAGAAGGAGGTTATGGAGAACAGTCACG GGATATTATACCGCAAGTCCTGTGCTTCGTCTGGTGCCTGCCTCATCGCCTCTGCTGGATACCAGTCATTCTGCACCCCCGGCAAAGGGAACTCTGTGTGTATCAGCTGTTGTAACACTCCTCTCTGCAATGGGCCCCGTGCAAAGAAGAAGGGAAATTCTGCGGCCGCTCTGAAGCGGCACATTTGGGCCCTGCCTGTGTTACTAAATGTGGCCCTGGGGACTTTGCTGCTCTAA